ccattacaggtaggtataacttatataagggtctggtgacttctgtttcagtgtatctgaagaagtgtgcatgcacacgaaagctcataccaagaacaaacttagttggtctctaaggtgctactggaaggatttttttatttatttcttattttgttttgttaagactgtgttcatgcaagacaatcttactcggctacaagtgatcgccaaagagagatgatgatgatgaatttgaTGAATTATTTGGCTATTGTTCTGCAGGTAGCAGCTGGGATGGGGTGAGGAGTCCCACCCATTTGTTCTGTGGCACGGAGCAACGTCTTTGGTTATGCTGCATCATGGTAGTTCACAAGCCAGACAAAGATGTTACCTTAACAAGGGAGCTGGATGCCCTGGTTTCCTCCTATGGATTCTACCCTCCACACAGGACCACAGGTTAGGAAGGGGCACAGGGTATCATCTAGACTGACCCCCCTCCCCGAACTCATAACACTGTATTAAGTGCTGGGTTCAGATCTGCTTGGactcccttcccccacctccactCCAGACCACCTGTCCCTGGACATTGCTCCCTCACTCCTGAACGACTTTCCTGACTGTGCCTGACTGGAAAACCCGTAGCAATTCAGCGGTGAGAGGAAAgccctctgcccatgctcagaagCAGCGGGTGATTGCAACCGTTGCAGGCTGAGACCGCGCCGTCCCCGCGCCTACGGCTCTAAGGAATCTGCTTTGCTGCTGACAAGTGAGTCCCAAGCGGAAGAGAAAGCGAAGCTTCCTATTGCCTGTTGTTGCATAAAGTGGGAAACACACAGTGACGCCTggaaccaaggggggggggtgcgggaggaggaggaagaggaggagggggcaggggctCAGCGGCTCCCAGCAGGGCTTTCCCCAGGGGATCTGCGGAGGGCGGACAGAGGGCGCGTTCCGCAGGGGGTCTGGGCTCCCAGGGCGCTGGAAAGGGGCGGCTTCCCCCTCTCTGACCCTTCTTcgccccctcctctttcccctcccccgctgggggggggggctcgtttgCTGCATCCTCATTGTCATTCCTTCCTCGCCTCCTGATGTCACCGCCTCCCTCCCCTGCCACGCACggcggggaggggagaaaggggggagagggaggaccTTGCCGCCGCCGAGCCGCGCGCTCAGCCCCGGATGCATGACTTCATCCTTCCGCCTGGGTTTCCTTTATGGTGTAGGGTTGTCCCAAGCGCTCTGCTCAGACGCTCGACGAGGCTGCTGGACGCCGCACGCGCTCGTTCGCTGGCTCCTTTGCTCGCCTGCCCCAATTGCTCAGCGCCTCTTGATCCTCTCGGAGCCTCGCCCccgcctctgtctctctctctctgcgtggAGCAGAAAGTAACCcaggtgccgccgccgccgccgccgccgcctgcacCATGTCTGAGATCCTGCCCTACAACGACGACAAAGTGGCCCGCTATGGCACCGACTCGGAAGTCGGAGACATCTCCTTCAGCTGCCGCCTGCAGGACACCAACTCCTGGGGCAACCAGTCCAAGCGGCCCCCCAAGCTGGGCCAGATTGGCAGAGCCAAGCGAGGTAAGGAGCATCGTCCGCGCGcggctgcttgcttgcttgcttgcttgggtaCACACCTCGGGGCATCGTCCCCGTGCTCCCCAATAAcaacacccctccctccccagtcccacCTCTTGCCCATCTGCTGCCAGCGCAGGAGAAGGACAAGGAAATgtttcacccccacccctgagAGCCGGACTTCAGACAACCCTGACAAggctgaccaccaccaccccccatccCGCGCGCCCCGCTTTTTCCTGTCGCTGTGGTTACATATCCTAGCCGGGGTGCCGCAGGTGGAATCTGCCggaaagggagaaaaaagggtgggttttttggggggcagtcTTTTCCCTCGTTCAGCGCCCCTCCACCGCACTCTTTAAGCTGAGCTCCGATCTGAGCCATTTGCCACAAGAATTCCAGTCATCACTACTCCTCTCCTCACCCAGCCCAGACCCCTCCACATTCCCCCAGGGCTAAGCGCCTATAGAGCTGCCCCGGAGCCTCGGTCCCCATCTCCTCCCGCACGTTCCGCTGGCTGCGCTCCCTCTCTAATCACCTCTGCTGGCTCTGCGCTCCGCAGCAGCCACCATCTGGGGAAGGATGGGGAGCCATTTTCCTGGATCGGGTTTCATTACCAGATGTCGAAAGAGGGAGGGCGGGAGGTCCAGCCCCATAGCTGCCCCCAAAGGAGCAGCAAGGCTGGGGAGGGAGCGGGGTGCTTCAAGTGTGGCCAAACGCCAGGTCTTAAGTACGCAGGATGAGGCCCCCACCCCGCGTGTCTGTTCCCCCTTTCCATTCTGACGGCGTGTTTTTTTCCTGCGTTTGCTCTCCTGTCCCTGCAGTGGTGATCGAAGACGATAGAATAGACGAGGTCTTGAAGGGGATGACAGACAAGTCGCCTTCTGGGGTATAAATCAGCACGGAAGGCGCCTGCACCCAGCTGCAGACTGATCCCTGaatttttaaagcacttttggCTGCGCATGTTTGTTGGGATTGTGGACAACATGGAAAGCAAAAGGAAGGAGATGAGGCTGCTGGCaacaccctccacccccaacgcAGACCCCCAGCCCGAAGAGGTCACTTGACGTGGGCCACCATCTCACCCTCTTCCGCATCCAACGGAGAGCATAAGGGACAAAGAGACCTTGCCACCCAACTCTGTCCTGGTTACCAATGCACGATGCCCATTCTCGGAGTTGCATTTTCAACAACAGCCCTTCTAGAAggggcttcctctctctctccccccacctgccccttccttcctccGTTGCGGAATGGAGCTCTTGCGCCTTGGGGAGCTGTCCATTTCAGCACCATCGCTTGACGCGCGGAGCCGTCCGCTCCAGCACCATCTTTCCGACGCGCCTGCAGCTCGGGGAGCTGTCCATTGCAGCACCAACCTCTTGGAGGCTCTTGCTGTTGAGCCGTCCATTGCAGCAGCGCCTTTCCCTGCTCCCGTGCTGGAGTGCTGCCTGTTTTCCCATGTGCCCGAACCTTCCATCATCCCGCCCTCCCCCTCCCAATTCCTTTCCTCCAgccctcagcagcagcagtgtaGAGTCCCCTCTTTGGCTTGGGTGACCCCCTCCATGCCACGATTTGAAGGTGCTGTTCCTCTGAGAGCTCTGAGCCACTGGATTGCCCAGCTCTCCATTtttaagggtgggggggggaggtctcctATAGCGATGCACTTTACGCCTTTCACATTTTCGGGGTGGCTGTGTAGCTGACATCTGCATAGACGTAGAAAcgaatatacatacacacacttatACAGACACACTAGCGCGCACACTTCTCTAAATATAACAGGTTCATCGTGTTTGCAGTCATGGCGTCTATATTCCAAACCGGCAACCATCCCGTAATACAcagtagctccccccccccccgaaatataaCACCAACCTGTAAAACCCAAGCCCGTTTGCAAAATACCAGCAAACCCAAAGCCCGAAGCCAACAGTGCTGAGTGGAAGACAGAGGTTCTGACATGGATGGACTATAATATAAAAGACAGTGATTGTTTTGCTGTCGAGAGACATTTTTGCTCCATCTTTTTTGCATGAGCTTCCTGGTCTTGGTGCCACGTCTTGGTGCCACTAGTCATCCCACTATGGCACGCTTCTTTTTAACAGAAACTCctcatatttgtatttttatatctgAATATTTGTTAACAACAATCTGCTAATGTCTAATGTCAAAAACGTTGCATCAAAagattgtttgtattttttttcttccccataAAGGCAAGACAGAAAAGGTTTTATAAGATGGATTTCCCCCTTGGAAGGCAGATATAGTGAAATAGTTGGCGCTCTTAATTATATATCAGTATTGGACAGGACTTCTTGAATGTGTTTGAGGTTTTGCACACATCATCGTTAACAAGAAATGTATTTAAAGAGTCTTATACTGTGATCAATGGCTTTGTTGATGGACTTTGTAGGAACATGaagaatttagaaaaaaaatactATTGCACTGTTTATGAATGTGTTCAGATAACTTGCTGGTTATTTGATGCCTCTTTCTTAGAAGGGGATGTTCagagttgtttttaattttgtactttaatttatttattttttaaaataagcttaTTCTTGTCCGTTGTGCATGAGAAACCATCATCTTTTCAATAATATACAATGACATTTTATGAAgacaagcaaaaaacaacaacaaagattatTGTCATGACATTCTAAGAATGACCCATTGTAAATTTTAATGCCATTTTTCACTGTACTGGTGAACAAAACTCAATGAATAAATACATACATGTATTGAAATGGAAGCAGACAGTTCTGGGTATCTTCCTTGGCAAAGATTGTGTGCATGATCTACAAGCCAGCTTATATCAGACCAAAACCTGCCACTGCAACTTTACCACTGGCCAAGGACTCAGATCCCTGTTAGagaggttgttttaaaaagcaatcacTGTGTTCTCTTGAGGAATCCTATAGAAACCCTGCCGAGAACTTTGCTGGGCTGCAGACCTTGGAAAAAGGTACCACCTCTCTGTTTTTCTCTTGAGCAAGAGGCTTAGTGTGTATGAACTGTGCGGATAGACCCAGGCATTCAACTGTGCAGATATTTCAGCTATTGAAGCCTAAATCTCTGCAGTTGCCTGATTGGGATGTCGAGAACTAAATGACCTAGTTTTGCTTGATAGACAGAAATAGAAATTCAAGCAGCTGAGCAGCTTGTGGATGTTAAATATTTCAGCAGAGCCTCTCAAAGGAGCTGCCCTTTTTGCCTTTGGGAGAGGAAAAGGACTCTGTGGAGACAGAAGGTGGTGCAGAACTCTGCTAGGAGGCCAGTCCCAGAGGCATCTGCATTGTGCCCAACAAGACAATACTGCTGCATTTTTGTCTGTAGTCTTTATCCGAAAGGTGGGCTGACAGCAGCATAACAGAAGCTGGTGGCCCAGGGAGCAGGGAGAAATTATTGTGATGGTTAGCAGGTCCTTGGGTAGTTTTGCTTGGGGACAGGTGGGATTTCATACCTTTGGAGCCATTTGTGAAATTATGGATCCATTCCAAGCAGGAGGCCTTGAGAATGTCCTTATGAAATGTTTGCAGTGAGAAGGGACTCTAGGGAGAGACAGGCCTGTTTATTTCTCCTCCTGCTCACCCTGGGATTGATCTGGTCtccataaaaaacaaaacacatgcacacacaaaattgaaACCAGTTTGATTTATTTAGTGGAATCTAGCTACTGTACtgtttggttggtttgtttttgtccgAAAAGGCTCTCATGCTGCAAATCTCCAGCCAGAAAGTCACTGCCAATGCATCTGATAATGCAACACAGTGAGTCACTCAGCTCCATACATGGGGAAGAAAAATACTGCTGTTGACCACACATGCCCATTCAGGGCCAGAcccaagcacacacacatgcacacaaggcAACGCAAACCATTCAGCACACAAATCAGTTGGTACGTATGCcgacacacacacatccccataTCTGGACAGCTGTGACATCAATGCAGGTACTGAGAACAACACAAAAGGTTACTGATGCATAGCCAGAGTAAGTGTGCACATACGCTCCTGCAAACAAATGTGCAGCATTGCACACACAGCTATAGGCATCAACAGAGTCATGTGTGTCCATGCACGCAcaatcccccccacaaaaaaatcacaaacataACACTCCTGTTTCTGTAAACACCCCTACCATTGCAATTCCAAAAATACTAGTGTATGTGTTTCAGACCCTGTGAAACATATGGTAGATAGGCTGGAGGAAATTATTTGTGGCTACAGAAATTATggggatgtttttgtttttgtttagttgggggggggtgtcattgtGTGCTCCACGAGAGTGTGCCCCTGTCTTTCAGCCTCTGTGCCAATCTCCCTGCCATGCTGCAGTCTCTGCTGATGCTGTTCCTAATGCCTCAGGCTCTCTCATCCCCAGCTGGTATAGCACAGGGATGTGCTTTACAATCAGACTTTTTTATTCACAGGCCACACTCCCCCTCCTGAATAGCAATATTTAATTAATCACATTGCCTGGCACCCGAGATCCCCAGGCAGTCACCACTGAACACCTCTTCCTAGGAGTTCTAATGACTAAAGGAAGCAGCTATCACCAGCAGCAGAAAGATGTAATACTTCTAACACTCAGGATCTCACTTACTTCTCTTCACAATGCATAATTAGCAGGTAGAATTCACTAGCATGAGTTCCAGCGAAGGCATTGTGAAACAGTAGCATTAAGAGGACTGATCTAATGACAAAATTCAATCAGATTGTAATGATGGTTAAGAATTGTGCTGCTTGTTTTCAGCAAAACGGCagctacaaaaaaaaaccacttcctcCATTCGGGGACTATAGATCTGTGTTAACCACCTGTCTTCCTTGTGTCTTCATAACAGCTGTTTAGATACTTGGAAGTGTGCTTGTGGACAATCACAGTCACCCTTCACTAATCTTGGTGGGTCATCAGCAGATAAATCAGTAAAATTCATATACTGGGAGGACTTTGAAATCTACATATTTACTGAGTTTCGCTTggagaaattaactttgctgccTACCTCAGTATGGGAAATCACATAATTTGTGAGGCCATCCACCTCTGCCCAGTGTGGACCTTATCAGAGTGAGAAAGGGATGTGTTCCTGAGGTTTTGTTTAGGCTGCCTCTGTGGTGAAAGGAGGCTGTAGATGCAGAGCTTGGATTTTGGGGgttcacagctgctgctgcagctgctgctgctgctgctgcttcatgaTGAAAAGCAAAGATGGGGAGCCTGaagcctccaggtgttgctggactctaactcccatcagcacgatgaatgg
The sequence above is drawn from the Lacerta agilis isolate rLacAgi1 chromosome 5, rLacAgi1.pri, whole genome shotgun sequence genome and encodes:
- the CAMK2N2 gene encoding calcium/calmodulin-dependent protein kinase II inhibitor 2, with translation MSEILPYNDDKVARYGTDSEVGDISFSCRLQDTNSWGNQSKRPPKLGQIGRAKRVVIEDDRIDEVLKGMTDKSPSGV